From Rhodococcus antarcticus, the proteins below share one genomic window:
- a CDS encoding SDR family NAD(P)-dependent oxidoreductase, with protein sequence MSNDPAAVPSGTLVGKVVVVTGGNSGIGAAIVRAAAAEGASVVIDYVTHADDTTDLVAEVEAAGGRAVGVQADVSKVADLQTMIATAVETYGRLDVLVNNAGIETRTALLDTSEDDFDEVVAVNLKSAFFGTKLAAQQFVAQGGGGLVLNISSVHEDWPMPGNIAYCVSKGGIRMLTRTAGVELGEHGIRVVNIAPGAVSTPINTSTENDPAKKAKLDAAIPLGRMAQASEIADVVVFLASGKAGYMTATTVVVDGGIMQGSVGL encoded by the coding sequence AGCCGTCCCGTCCGGCACGCTCGTCGGCAAGGTCGTCGTGGTGACCGGCGGCAACAGCGGCATCGGTGCGGCGATCGTGCGGGCCGCCGCCGCGGAGGGGGCCAGCGTGGTCATCGACTACGTCACTCACGCCGACGACACCACGGATCTCGTCGCCGAGGTCGAGGCGGCCGGCGGCCGTGCGGTCGGGGTGCAGGCCGACGTGTCCAAGGTAGCCGACCTGCAGACCATGATCGCGACGGCGGTCGAGACGTACGGGCGCCTGGACGTGCTGGTCAACAACGCCGGCATCGAGACCCGTACCGCTCTGCTCGACACCTCCGAGGACGACTTCGACGAGGTCGTGGCGGTGAACCTGAAGAGCGCGTTCTTCGGCACGAAGCTCGCCGCCCAGCAGTTCGTCGCCCAGGGCGGCGGCGGCCTCGTCCTGAACATCTCCTCCGTCCACGAGGACTGGCCCATGCCGGGCAACATCGCCTACTGCGTGTCCAAGGGCGGCATCCGCATGCTGACCCGCACGGCCGGGGTCGAGCTCGGCGAGCACGGCATCCGCGTCGTGAACATCGCCCCAGGCGCCGTCAGCACCCCCATCAACACCAGCACCGAGAACGACCCGGCCAAGAAGGCGAAGCTCGACGCCGCGATCCCTCTCGGCCGGATGGCACAGGCCTCCGAGATCGCCGACGTCGTGGTCTTCCTGGCCTCCGGCAAGGCGGGCTACATGACCGCCACCACCGTGGTCGTCGACGGCGGGATCATGCAGGGCAGCGTCGGGCTGTAG